In the Puniceicoccales bacterium genome, one interval contains:
- the sctR gene encoding type III secretion system export apparatus subunit SctR: MNSITFDPTTVAIILTTLTMAPFVLLLISSFVKIVVVLTLIRNALGVQQVPPNMVLNGIAIMLTIYIMYPVIQDTFELTKTMEFNMNNLAALKDPLTKACGPLKKFLKRHTKSRGRAFFLNTAKEIWPKEMQSGLEEGNLIVLIPAFVVSELTDAFQIGFLLYLPFIAIDMIVSNILLAMGMMMVSPMTISLPFKLMLFVLVDGWTKMIEGIVKTYR, from the coding sequence ATGAACAGCATCACCTTCGATCCAACCACCGTAGCCATCATATTGACAACACTGACCATGGCACCATTCGTGTTGCTATTGATCTCGTCCTTTGTCAAAATAGTCGTGGTACTAACCCTCATCCGAAATGCACTTGGCGTACAGCAAGTACCTCCAAATATGGTACTTAATGGCATCGCCATAATGTTGACAATTTACATAATGTATCCGGTCATTCAGGATACCTTCGAGCTGACCAAAACCATGGAATTCAATATGAACAACCTGGCAGCGCTAAAGGACCCTCTGACAAAGGCTTGCGGACCATTAAAAAAGTTCTTGAAAAGACATACAAAATCCAGAGGTCGAGCATTTTTTCTCAATACAGCTAAAGAAATTTGGCCTAAGGAAATGCAAAGTGGACTGGAAGAAGGCAATCTAATCGTCCTAATCCCAGCCTTTGTGGTCTCAGAACTCACCGACGCCTTCCAAATTGGTTTTCTTCTCTATTTGCCGTTCATTGCCATAGACATGATTGTCTCTAACATCCTGTTGGCCATGGGTATGATGATGGTCTCGCCGATGACAATTTCTCTGCCATTCAAATTGATGCTGTTCGTACTGGTCGATGGATGGACAAAAATGATCGAAGGCATCGTGAAAACCTACAGATAA
- a CDS encoding FliM/FliN family flagellar motor switch protein: MDEQNQIEETEEDDIEYIDTTTIDDLVNEAFQANPEENPAPETPLPPSEQSVKLDEAVDDEPQTSASAPIISNLPELSEKKKHKSANTMENQNQPKNPPSDATQVPSPEDPGQSQTSEAEHGANSNPPSDATQVPSPEDSGQSQTSEAIQSIPGQNPSASSLEEIEQNIEKIKSQNDTSLTEIMPETVAKPDHAVAPSIDDENRQTKHVNPSDTELSTLEEVQEYHGKKPKHQVTLTFEIFDQKIPISELETIDKGYVFSCDNPAESPVTICANGTPIGSGELVNVSGKTGVRILEIFDK, from the coding sequence ATGGATGAGCAAAACCAAATAGAAGAAACCGAGGAAGATGATATCGAGTACATAGATACCACTACCATAGATGATCTCGTCAACGAAGCTTTCCAGGCTAATCCCGAAGAAAACCCAGCGCCAGAAACACCATTGCCTCCGTCGGAACAATCCGTGAAACTTGACGAAGCTGTGGATGATGAGCCACAAACATCCGCTTCTGCCCCAATTATTAGTAACCTACCAGAGTTGTCTGAAAAAAAAAAACATAAATCTGCAAATACTATGGAAAACCAAAACCAGCCTAAGAATCCGCCTTCCGATGCCACGCAAGTGCCTAGCCCGGAAGACCCTGGCCAATCTCAAACCTCCGAAGCCGAGCACGGAGCCAATTCCAATCCGCCTTCCGATGCCACGCAAGTGCCTAGCCCGGAAGACTCTGGCCAATCTCAAACCTCCGAAGCAATTCAATCAATACCAGGCCAAAATCCATCAGCGTCTTCTTTGGAAGAAATCGAACAAAATATTGAGAAAATTAAAAGCCAAAACGATACCAGCCTGACGGAAATCATGCCCGAAACCGTAGCTAAACCAGACCATGCTGTCGCCCCTTCCATTGATGACGAAAATAGACAAACCAAACATGTGAATCCGAGCGACACAGAACTATCTACATTAGAAGAAGTTCAAGAATATCATGGAAAAAAACCAAAGCATCAGGTAACCCTAACCTTTGAAATCTTTGACCAAAAAATACCGATCAGTGAATTGGAAACCATCGACAAAGGCTACGTTTTTTCCTGTGACAATCCAGCGGAAAGCCCGGTTACCATCTGTGCCAATGGCACCCCTATCGGCAGCGGCGAACTGGTGAATGTTAGTGGAAAAACCGGTGTTAGAATATTAGAAATTTTTGACAAATGA
- a CDS encoding pyrophosphate--fructose-6-phosphate 1-phosphotransferase produces MIVGILTAGGLAPCLSATVGNLIKKYTEIAPDAEIVLYKNGYKGLLLGDKIVVTQAIRENAEILIGHGGSALGNSRVKLTNIDDCLKRGYVSTGQNPQQVAAQQLVADKIDILHTLGGDDTNTAAADLSEFLKKNGYSLTVIGLPKTIDNDVYPISQSLGALTAAEQGAKFFANVVYECTASPRILIVHEVMGRHCGWLAAKTADLYRQSLKAKKFVPEAGLSIKKLDIHGIYLPEFQVDIEKEAARLRRIMDEIDSANIFLSEGACLETIIEALEKSGTSVIRDAFGHVKLDQVNPGQWLASEFSKLIGAEKTVVQKSGYFARSAPANPRDLSIISDSVDVAIRCAIERKSGVVGFDEQNGNELRCIEFSRIKGGKPFDVTNQWFMDMLHEIGQEI; encoded by the coding sequence ATGATTGTTGGGATTTTAACTGCTGGTGGGCTTGCCCCATGTTTGTCAGCCACTGTCGGGAATTTAATAAAAAAATACACTGAAATTGCTCCGGATGCTGAAATTGTCCTGTATAAAAATGGGTATAAAGGCCTTCTTCTTGGTGATAAGATAGTTGTGACTCAAGCTATTCGCGAAAATGCCGAAATATTGATCGGCCATGGAGGCAGCGCTCTTGGAAATAGCCGAGTTAAATTAACAAATATAGATGATTGTCTAAAAAGAGGTTATGTGTCAACTGGTCAAAACCCACAACAGGTTGCCGCACAGCAACTAGTTGCAGATAAAATAGATATATTGCACACCCTTGGTGGAGACGACACAAACACTGCAGCTGCGGATCTATCGGAATTTTTGAAAAAAAATGGTTATTCTTTGACAGTAATAGGGTTACCAAAAACCATAGACAATGATGTCTACCCAATTTCTCAAAGTCTAGGTGCGTTAACCGCCGCCGAGCAAGGCGCAAAATTTTTTGCAAACGTGGTCTACGAATGTACCGCAAGTCCAAGAATATTAATAGTTCACGAAGTCATGGGACGCCACTGCGGATGGCTTGCTGCCAAAACCGCCGACCTCTACAGGCAATCGCTTAAAGCTAAAAAATTTGTGCCAGAGGCAGGATTATCCATCAAGAAGCTAGATATTCATGGCATTTATCTACCTGAATTTCAAGTAGATATAGAAAAAGAAGCTGCAAGACTTCGCAGGATTATGGACGAAATAGATAGCGCAAATATATTTCTAAGTGAAGGTGCTTGCCTCGAAACCATCATCGAAGCACTTGAAAAATCTGGTACCAGTGTGATAAGAGATGCCTTTGGGCACGTTAAGCTCGATCAAGTCAATCCAGGCCAATGGCTTGCATCAGAATTTTCGAAACTTATAGGCGCTGAAAAAACCGTCGTTCAAAAAAGTGGCTACTTCGCTCGGTCAGCACCAGCAAACCCAAGGGATCTGTCGATAATCTCTGATAGTGTTGATGTTGCAATACGATGCGCCATCGAGCGCAAATCAGGTGTCGTCGGATTTGATGAACAAAATGGCAATGAATTACGCTGCATAGAATTTTCACGAATCAAAGGTGGAAAGCCATTCGATGTTACCAATCAATGGTTTATGGATATGCTACACGAAATCGGCCAGGAAATATAA
- the rplQ gene encoding 50S ribosomal protein L17 — MRHGKHKYLLGRKKEHRKALMANLASAFFTHGKITTTLAKAKALRPFAEKIITLAKHANVASDQAVKLHLRRLAISRVRDTNAIGRLFDEKVNEFLNRNGGYTRIYKLLPRRGDDAKMAIIEQVNAADRGYKKQSSRRRKRSSTDKFSEKKEGTEALAGTPKEDEIKNTVDDDTDVATAMQTNS; from the coding sequence ATGCGTCATGGTAAACATAAGTACTTATTAGGAAGAAAGAAAGAACACAGAAAAGCTCTTATGGCAAATTTGGCTAGCGCTTTTTTCACCCATGGAAAAATAACGACAACCCTGGCTAAAGCTAAGGCGTTGCGTCCCTTTGCAGAAAAAATAATAACATTGGCGAAACATGCTAATGTAGCTTCAGATCAAGCGGTTAAGTTACACTTACGCAGACTAGCCATATCCCGCGTGCGCGACACCAATGCCATAGGTAGATTGTTTGACGAAAAGGTTAATGAGTTTTTGAATAGAAACGGCGGATATACAAGGATCTATAAACTATTGCCTCGTCGAGGAGATGATGCCAAAATGGCTATAATAGAACAGGTAAATGCGGCCGATCGCGGCTATAAAAAACAAAGTTCAAGGCGACGCAAACGTTCGTCCACTGACAAATTTTCCGAAAAAAAGGAAGGAACGGAGGCATTGGCCGGCACACCAAAGGAAGATGAGATCAAAAACACTGTTGATGATGACACTGATGTAGCAACGGCAATGCAAACCAATTCCTAA
- a CDS encoding DNA-directed RNA polymerase subunit alpha: MIKRLGKFELPKKLDKIDDTATDTYSMYVAEPFESGYGHSIGNSLRRILLSSIEGTAISSIRIDGVRHEYQSIPGVVEDVIDIVLNLKKVLLKSTTTNPAPLYINVDKEGPVLASDIVCPPEVVVINLDQIICTINDKRKLHMNIEVKTGRGYSIADDNKKQDQDIGIIPIDSLFSPVKLAKYSVEDTRVGHMTDFDKLVLEIWTDGRISPDEALKDSVAIMKQHLDVFDTITDDIIEFNVVTKETTEEQNKLRILLNMSVNEIELSVRAANCLNNANITCVGELALKSEAEMLRYRNFGKKSLNEIKNKLEELGLSLGMKIDERLLDHPLRY; this comes from the coding sequence ATGATTAAGCGTTTAGGAAAATTTGAATTACCGAAAAAATTGGACAAAATTGATGACACGGCCACTGATACCTACTCCATGTATGTGGCTGAGCCATTCGAGTCTGGTTACGGCCACAGTATAGGTAACTCTTTGAGGCGGATACTCTTAAGCTCCATTGAAGGCACTGCCATTTCTTCGATAAGAATAGATGGCGTTCGGCATGAATATCAGAGCATACCTGGCGTGGTGGAAGATGTGATCGATATCGTGCTTAATTTGAAGAAAGTACTGCTCAAAAGCACGACAACTAATCCTGCACCGCTATATATAAATGTTGACAAAGAAGGGCCTGTGTTAGCATCAGACATAGTTTGTCCTCCAGAGGTTGTGGTTATAAATCTCGATCAGATCATATGTACGATTAATGATAAGCGCAAGCTGCATATGAACATAGAGGTCAAAACTGGGCGAGGTTATTCCATTGCCGATGACAATAAAAAACAAGACCAGGACATTGGCATCATTCCGATTGATTCACTTTTTAGTCCAGTAAAGCTGGCGAAATATTCGGTTGAAGACACTCGGGTTGGACACATGACTGATTTTGATAAACTAGTTTTAGAGATTTGGACCGATGGAAGAATTTCGCCGGATGAAGCTCTAAAAGATTCCGTTGCCATAATGAAGCAACACTTGGATGTTTTCGACACGATAACTGATGACATAATAGAGTTTAATGTGGTGACCAAAGAAACGACCGAAGAGCAAAATAAATTACGCATACTTTTGAACATGAGTGTCAACGAAATAGAATTATCGGTTCGAGCAGCAAATTGCCTGAATAATGCAAACATTACCTGTGTTGGCGAGTTGGCTCTAAAAAGCGAAGCCGAAATGTTGCGCTACAGGAACTTCGGAAAAAAATCTCTCAATGAGATTAAGAATAAATTGGAAGAATTAGGCCTATCTCTCGGAATGAAAATTGACGAAAGGTTACTTGATCATCCACTCAGATATTAA
- the rpsD gene encoding 30S ribosomal protein S4, which translates to MSRYTGPKARINRRFNQEIFPACRAVERKPYLPGMHGPRLRRKMSEYSLGLNEKQKLRFMYGLTEKQFRLFFNMAKGLPGITSECFMRLLEMRLDSIVYLLGLAKTRRAARQFVSHRHITVNGKCVDIASYICKTGDAVGVRNSSPSKRYATQSLIDSTYRMIPAWLSQDRTMLNGKVERDPSPEELDKKINGQLIVEFYSR; encoded by the coding sequence ATGTCTCGTTATACTGGTCCTAAAGCAAGAATAAATAGGCGTTTCAATCAGGAAATATTTCCTGCATGTAGAGCCGTTGAACGTAAACCGTATTTGCCTGGTATGCATGGGCCGCGGTTACGCCGTAAAATGTCCGAGTACTCTCTTGGCTTGAATGAAAAACAAAAATTGCGATTCATGTACGGATTAACAGAAAAGCAGTTTAGGCTTTTTTTCAATATGGCCAAAGGGTTGCCTGGCATCACAAGTGAATGCTTCATGCGCTTGCTAGAGATGAGGTTAGATAGTATTGTTTATCTATTAGGTTTAGCCAAAACTAGACGAGCTGCACGACAATTCGTATCCCATCGTCATATTACTGTTAATGGAAAATGCGTTGATATTGCCAGCTATATATGCAAGACAGGAGATGCTGTTGGTGTCAGAAATTCATCACCATCAAAAAGATATGCGACTCAAAGTCTTATTGATTCCACCTATAGAATGATACCAGCATGGTTATCTCAGGATAGAACTATGCTCAATGGAAAAGTTGAGCGCGATCCATCACCGGAAGAGTTAGATAAAAAAATAAATGGCCAGTTAATAGTTGAGTTTTATAGTAGATAG
- the rpsK gene encoding 30S ribosomal protein S11: MSDEIEKKDDQTVDVDSKSDESISTILGGNAGEVKVRRAKNSRNITKGLCRILATFNNTKVCFSDINGNVISWSSSGKCNFKGSRKSTPYAAQIVTQDAGKVAISHGFKEVDVKVKGPGMGRDSAIRTLQSLGLVVGNILDNTPVPHNGCRPPKRRRV, encoded by the coding sequence ATGAGCGATGAAATAGAAAAAAAGGATGACCAAACGGTTGATGTGGACTCAAAATCAGATGAGTCTATTTCGACCATTCTTGGTGGCAATGCAGGTGAAGTTAAGGTTCGCCGCGCAAAAAATAGCAGAAATATCACCAAAGGACTCTGCCGCATATTAGCCACATTCAATAATACTAAAGTTTGTTTTTCGGACATTAATGGCAATGTAATATCTTGGTCAAGTTCCGGAAAATGCAATTTCAAAGGTTCAAGGAAATCCACTCCCTATGCGGCACAGATTGTAACCCAGGATGCTGGTAAAGTTGCTATATCGCACGGATTTAAAGAAGTTGATGTGAAAGTTAAAGGACCAGGCATGGGGCGAGATTCGGCCATAAGAACATTACAATCCCTTGGATTGGTTGTGGGCAATATTCTTGATAATACGCCGGTCCCTCATAATGGTTGTCGTCCGCCGAAGCGCAGACGCGTGTAA
- the rpsM gene encoding 30S ribosomal protein S13 codes for MPRLLGIDIPNNKKLPFALRYIYGIGPTRADLIVEQTGLNPNMRSGELSEEDINKISSAIVENGWKIEGDLRREIVANLKRLQAIKCYRGLRHYRGLPVRGQRTSTNARTRKGSRKTIGVVRNKK; via the coding sequence ATGCCGCGTTTATTAGGAATAGATATACCCAATAATAAAAAACTTCCCTTTGCCCTGCGCTATATATATGGCATCGGGCCGACTAGGGCGGATTTGATCGTCGAGCAAACTGGCCTTAATCCGAATATGCGTTCTGGCGAATTGAGCGAAGAAGATATTAATAAAATATCGTCGGCCATCGTCGAAAATGGTTGGAAAATTGAAGGTGATTTGCGAAGGGAGATTGTCGCAAATCTTAAACGACTGCAAGCAATTAAGTGCTATCGAGGGTTGCGACATTACCGCGGACTTCCGGTGCGCGGCCAAAGAACATCGACCAATGCAAGGACAAGAAAAGGGTCGAGAAAAACGATTGGTGTTGTGCGTAATAAAAAGTAG
- the map gene encoding type I methionyl aminopeptidase → MINIKTKSDILKMRKAGQVAAEILDEVVSQVKIGISTAELNELTCKSMKKHKAISTTYHYKNGNKEFPGYACFSINDVVVHGIPSDEIILKDGDVISIDIATSYDGFVGDNTQTVLVGNVDKKAKDLVNATKLALQAGIDAAVSGNHIGDISYAIQCCADIHGHGIVKELVGHGVGREMHEEPQVPNYGKPNIGPMLREGMTIAIEPMLTLGQPHIFTADDGWTIKTVDGSVAAHWEHTILITNNEPEILTLVKK, encoded by the coding sequence ATGATAAATATAAAAACTAAATCTGATATACTGAAAATGAGAAAAGCTGGACAAGTTGCAGCAGAAATTTTAGATGAGGTGGTTTCTCAGGTAAAAATTGGCATTTCGACAGCAGAACTCAACGAATTAACCTGTAAATCCATGAAAAAACACAAGGCAATCAGCACCACCTATCATTACAAAAATGGCAATAAAGAGTTTCCAGGTTATGCCTGTTTTTCCATAAATGACGTGGTTGTGCATGGAATTCCATCGGATGAGATTATTTTAAAAGATGGTGACGTGATAAGTATCGATATTGCAACATCTTATGACGGATTTGTTGGAGATAATACACAGACTGTACTGGTGGGTAATGTCGATAAAAAAGCCAAAGATTTAGTAAATGCAACGAAATTGGCCCTTCAAGCAGGCATAGACGCTGCGGTTTCCGGCAATCACATTGGCGATATTTCCTATGCAATTCAATGTTGCGCTGACATACATGGCCATGGTATCGTCAAAGAACTCGTTGGCCATGGCGTTGGTAGAGAAATGCATGAAGAACCGCAGGTCCCTAACTATGGAAAGCCAAACATCGGTCCAATGCTGAGAGAAGGCATGACCATCGCCATAGAGCCGATGCTCACTCTTGGTCAACCACATATATTTACGGCCGATGATGGTTGGACAATAAAAACTGTCGATGGATCTGTGGCTGCTCACTGGGAACATACAATTTTAATCACAAATAATGAACCAGAGATCTTGACTTTAGTAAAAAAATGA
- the secY gene encoding preprotein translocase subunit SecY: MLLAFINCIKIPELRKKIIFTLSMVFVARIGANIPLPGLDPKPLYDFFLAQRSASGGLVGLYDMFTGGAFLKGAIFGLGVMPYISASIILQLLTAVAPTLARIQREHGGRQRIAQYTRYLTVLICVIQGMLLVLALANYPEKLFIGFDKEVYGDIVVMHRGMFFVTSTIFLTAGTMILTWFGERITQFGIGNGVSILITVGILSSLPKAISRLFEMLYSPLGTEGSLLGFPQLVMMTILLLMVVSSMVAVTQAVRKIPIQYAKQVIGRKVIGGQASVLPLKVNYAGVMPVIFASTILMFPQQVLAYIGGATGISFFQKLAYILSHGSYVYYTIYGTLILAFSYFWVSIMFKPTQVADDLKRNSGYIPGIRPGPATAEFLDFVMTRLTLAGAIFLTIIALLPDLLYFSFGIPYSIAMFFGGTGTLISVGVILETMKQMEVHLIERNYDGFWAKGKIKTRALPSGGEQGTFRDVTDFASRTKKFWIAIGVLLLAGLVSLFLRKG, translated from the coding sequence ATGTTATTAGCGTTTATAAATTGTATCAAAATTCCAGAATTGAGGAAGAAAATAATCTTCACTTTATCTATGGTTTTTGTTGCCAGAATTGGCGCTAACATTCCGCTTCCTGGCTTAGATCCTAAACCTTTGTATGATTTTTTTCTTGCCCAACGTAGCGCTTCGGGTGGATTGGTCGGTCTCTACGATATGTTCACTGGTGGCGCTTTTTTGAAAGGAGCGATCTTTGGGCTAGGTGTTATGCCATATATAAGTGCATCCATAATTCTGCAACTTCTTACGGCTGTTGCACCTACGCTCGCCAGGATTCAAAGAGAACATGGCGGTCGTCAAAGAATAGCTCAATACACCAGATATTTAACCGTGTTAATTTGTGTAATCCAGGGCATGCTTTTAGTTCTCGCCCTGGCAAATTATCCTGAAAAATTATTCATCGGGTTTGATAAGGAGGTGTATGGCGACATAGTTGTGATGCATAGAGGCATGTTTTTTGTGACATCAACAATATTTTTGACTGCTGGCACAATGATTTTAACATGGTTCGGAGAAAGAATCACACAATTTGGTATAGGAAATGGTGTCTCGATATTGATAACCGTTGGTATTTTATCTTCCTTGCCAAAGGCCATATCTCGTTTATTTGAAATGCTTTACAGTCCACTTGGCACCGAAGGCTCTCTTTTGGGATTCCCTCAGCTGGTTATGATGACGATTTTACTCCTTATGGTGGTGAGCAGTATGGTGGCCGTTACCCAAGCCGTAAGAAAAATTCCAATACAATATGCAAAACAAGTAATTGGTAGGAAAGTTATTGGTGGACAAGCGTCGGTTTTGCCATTGAAAGTTAACTATGCTGGAGTTATGCCAGTAATATTCGCGAGCACAATACTAATGTTTCCACAGCAAGTACTTGCCTACATCGGCGGTGCCACAGGAATTTCATTTTTCCAAAAACTGGCCTATATTCTGTCCCATGGTTCCTATGTATATTATACCATATACGGCACATTGATATTGGCTTTCAGCTACTTCTGGGTCTCGATAATGTTTAAACCAACCCAAGTAGCCGATGATTTAAAGAGAAATAGTGGCTATATTCCAGGAATTCGCCCTGGGCCAGCAACGGCAGAATTTTTGGATTTTGTGATGACGCGGCTTACTTTGGCAGGCGCTATCTTCTTGACCATAATAGCTTTACTACCGGATCTATTGTATTTCTCCTTTGGTATCCCCTACTCGATCGCCATGTTTTTTGGCGGAACCGGAACATTGATTTCTGTTGGCGTCATATTGGAAACGATGAAACAAATGGAGGTACATTTAATAGAAAGAAACTATGATGGATTTTGGGCGAAAGGAAAGATCAAGACGAGAGCGTTGCCATCCGGCGGAGAACAGGGCACATTCCGGGATGTAACTGATTTTGCTTCAAGGACTAAAAAATTTTGGATAGCCATCGGCGTATTACTCCTTGCAGGTCTCGTATCACTCTTTCTTAGAAAGGGATAG
- the rplO gene encoding 50S ribosomal protein L15 encodes MKLHNLVKIGNSDHTRRRGRGDSSGRGGTSGRGHKGGKARSGYSPAPCCCGIPYYRRLPKRGFKNFLFKTNIAIVNISGLARIIEDVIDKEILFKYGLINKPDAVVKVLGAGELERKVTVKVDFFSAAAEKKILALGGTVVRLNSATGVEN; translated from the coding sequence ATGAAATTGCATAATTTAGTTAAAATTGGGAACAGCGATCACACTCGAAGAAGAGGGCGTGGTGATAGCAGTGGAAGAGGCGGGACCAGCGGTCGAGGGCACAAGGGGGGCAAAGCGAGATCTGGTTATTCACCAGCACCTTGCTGTTGTGGAATACCTTATTATAGAAGACTGCCGAAGCGTGGGTTTAAAAATTTTCTGTTCAAAACAAATATTGCCATTGTAAATATTTCAGGACTAGCGCGGATTATTGAGGACGTGATCGATAAAGAAATATTATTCAAATATGGCCTCATAAATAAACCAGATGCTGTCGTAAAAGTGCTTGGAGCAGGGGAACTTGAAAGAAAAGTCACCGTAAAAGTTGATTTTTTTTCTGCTGCAGCGGAGAAAAAAATTCTAGCTCTCGGAGGAACTGTGGTTAGGTTAAATTCTGCTACGGGTGTTGAAAATTAA
- the rpsE gene encoding 30S ribosomal protein S5 translates to MSSDRSFSGGGADFRGRRRLRNSAASREKESSETPFVDKVVRINRCAKVVTGGRRFGFSALAVIGDKAGRVGIGVGKAKETPDAVRKAIDQAKKNIRSYSICNSTVPHIAVGVADGGRVLLRPAAPGTGIIAGGGVRAVLEVLGVTDILTKSMGSNNPFAMVRATLDALSQLRTREEVMAIRHADGDC, encoded by the coding sequence ATGAGTAGCGATAGAAGTTTTTCTGGAGGTGGTGCTGATTTTCGTGGAAGAAGGAGATTAAGAAATAGCGCAGCTAGCAGAGAAAAAGAGAGTTCCGAGACTCCATTTGTTGATAAGGTTGTACGCATAAACCGTTGCGCGAAAGTAGTTACAGGTGGCCGCAGATTTGGATTTTCTGCATTGGCAGTGATCGGCGATAAGGCCGGTCGCGTTGGCATTGGCGTCGGCAAAGCAAAAGAAACACCAGATGCCGTTCGCAAGGCCATTGACCAAGCTAAAAAAAATATAAGATCCTATTCCATTTGTAATTCAACCGTTCCGCATATAGCTGTTGGTGTTGCAGATGGAGGTAGAGTTTTGCTACGTCCGGCGGCACCTGGTACTGGGATTATAGCTGGCGGAGGTGTGCGTGCCGTGCTGGAAGTTCTTGGAGTGACAGATATACTCACAAAATCCATGGGATCAAATAATCCATTTGCCATGGTCAGGGCAACATTGGATGCGCTTTCGCAACTCCGTACACGAGAAGAAGTTATGGCCATACGTCATGCCGATGGCGATTGTTAA
- the rplR gene encoding 50S ribosomal protein L18 has product MNYKDKKKSSERRRLRIRRRIHGTGDRPRLSVHFSTKHVYAQCIDDDTGLTIAALSTLALPLRDKKIKPNVNGASEFGIEFGKHVLSYGIKQVVFDRSTKKYHGVIASFANAARESGLSF; this is encoded by the coding sequence ATGAATTACAAAGATAAAAAGAAATCCAGTGAAAGGCGAAGGCTTAGGATTAGGCGGCGGATTCATGGTACCGGAGATAGGCCAAGGTTATCTGTTCATTTCAGCACTAAACATGTCTATGCCCAATGCATAGATGATGATACAGGTCTGACCATTGCTGCGCTGTCCACCCTAGCATTGCCATTGAGGGACAAAAAAATTAAACCAAACGTCAATGGGGCCAGTGAATTTGGCATTGAATTCGGAAAACACGTCCTATCTTATGGCATAAAACAGGTTGTGTTTGACCGAAGTACAAAAAAATATCATGGGGTAATTGCATCATTTGCGAATGCAGCAAGGGAATCTGGATTAAGCTTTTAG
- the rplF gene encoding 50S ribosomal protein L6: MSRIGKLPIEIPASVTITLDGDVINVSGPCGNLSKKFDKSVKISISDGIISVSRKDNNSHSAAMYGTVRSIINSMVIGVQKCFSKNLEINGVGFKAAVSGNLLDLSLGYSHPIRYKIPEGIKIVVQENTKILVEGPDKHMVGQVASDIKHFYPVEPYKGKGVRIVGEHVRRKEGKKAS; the protein is encoded by the coding sequence ATGAGTAGAATTGGAAAATTACCCATAGAGATACCCGCTTCCGTTACGATTACCTTAGATGGAGATGTGATTAATGTTAGTGGTCCCTGTGGAAATCTCAGCAAAAAGTTCGATAAATCGGTTAAAATAAGCATTTCTGATGGAATCATTTCTGTGTCACGCAAAGATAATAATTCCCATTCGGCAGCCATGTATGGTACCGTCAGATCGATTATAAATTCGATGGTAATTGGAGTTCAAAAATGTTTTTCAAAAAATCTTGAAATAAATGGAGTTGGCTTCAAAGCAGCTGTTTCAGGCAATTTGCTGGATTTATCGTTAGGTTATTCACATCCAATACGTTACAAAATACCAGAAGGAATAAAAATTGTTGTTCAAGAAAACACAAAAATTTTGGTTGAGGGTCCAGATAAACATATGGTTGGGCAAGTGGCTTCGGATATAAAACATTTTTATCCGGTGGAACCTTATAAAGGAAAAGGGGTTAGGATTGTCGGCGAGCATGTTCGGCGAAAAGAAGGAAAAAAGGCATCTTAG
- the rpsH gene encoding 30S ribosomal protein S8, which produces MDTVGDFLTAIRNASSAGKETCILSYSKMRESIASILKANGYVADYSKIDIEKNFPLLKIFIKYVNNRPAIVELTRCSKPGCRIYFGAKSIPPVISGLGLSILSTSKGIMSNRDAIRMNVGGELLCKVW; this is translated from the coding sequence ATGGATACTGTAGGAGATTTTTTAACCGCGATAAGAAATGCAAGTTCTGCTGGCAAAGAGACTTGTATTCTTTCGTACTCTAAAATGAGAGAGTCCATAGCTTCTATACTAAAAGCCAATGGTTATGTTGCCGATTATTCCAAAATTGATATCGAAAAAAATTTTCCATTGTTGAAAATTTTTATTAAATATGTCAATAATAGGCCTGCAATAGTTGAACTTACTCGTTGCAGTAAACCTGGGTGTAGAATTTATTTTGGCGCAAAATCCATACCTCCGGTCATAAGCGGACTTGGATTATCCATACTTAGCACCTCCAAAGGCATAATGTCTAATCGTGATGCTATCAGGATGAATGTGGGTGGTGAATTATTATGTAAAGTCTGGTAG